A portion of the Suricata suricatta isolate VVHF042 chromosome 11, meerkat_22Aug2017_6uvM2_HiC, whole genome shotgun sequence genome contains these proteins:
- the SCN2B gene encoding sodium channel subunit beta-2 isoform X1 — protein sequence MHRDAWPPRPAFSLTGLSLFFSLVPPGRSMEITVPTTLNVLNGSDARLPCTFSSCYTVNHKQFSLNWTYQECSNCSEEMFLQFRMKIINLKLERLKDRVEFSGNPSKYDVSVTLRSVQLEDEGIYNCYIMNPPDRHRGHGRIHLQVLMEEPPERDSTVAVIVGASVGGFLAVVILVLMVVKCVRRRKEQKLSTDDLKTEEDGKADGEGNADDGTK from the exons ATGCACAGAGATGCCTGGCCACCTCGCCCTGCCTTCAGTCTCACGGGGctcagtctctttttctctttgg TGCCGCCGGGGCGAAGCATGGAGATCACGGTACCCACCACCCTCAACGTGCTCAACGGCTCGGACGCCCGCCTGCCCTGCACCTTCAGCTCCTGCTACACCGTGAACCACAAGCAGTTCTCCTTGAACTGGACGTACCAGGAGTGCAGTAACTGCTCCGAGGAGATG TTCCTCCAGTTTCGCATGAAGATCATCAACCTGAAGCTGGAGCGGCTCAAGGACCGCGTGGAGTTCTCGGGGAACCCCAGCAAGTACGACGTGTCGGTGACGCTGCGGAGCGTGCAGCTGGAGGACGAGGGCATCTACAACTGCTACATCATGAACCCGCCCGACCGCCACCGCGGCCACGGCCGGATCCACCTGCAGGTCCTCATGGAAG agcccccCGAGCGGGACTCCACGGTGGCGGTGATCGTGGGCGCCTCCGTGGGCGGCTTCCTGGCGGTGGTCATCTTGGTGCTGATGGTGGTGAAGTGcgtgaggaggaggaaagagcagAAGCTGAGCACGGACGACCTGAAGACGGAGGAGGACGGCAAGGCGGACGGAGAGGGCAACGCTGACGACGGCACCAAGTAA
- the SCN2B gene encoding sodium channel subunit beta-2 isoform X2, producing MEITVPTTLNVLNGSDARLPCTFSSCYTVNHKQFSLNWTYQECSNCSEEMFLQFRMKIINLKLERLKDRVEFSGNPSKYDVSVTLRSVQLEDEGIYNCYIMNPPDRHRGHGRIHLQVLMEEPPERDSTVAVIVGASVGGFLAVVILVLMVVKCVRRRKEQKLSTDDLKTEEDGKADGEGNADDGTK from the exons ATGGAGATCACGGTACCCACCACCCTCAACGTGCTCAACGGCTCGGACGCCCGCCTGCCCTGCACCTTCAGCTCCTGCTACACCGTGAACCACAAGCAGTTCTCCTTGAACTGGACGTACCAGGAGTGCAGTAACTGCTCCGAGGAGATG TTCCTCCAGTTTCGCATGAAGATCATCAACCTGAAGCTGGAGCGGCTCAAGGACCGCGTGGAGTTCTCGGGGAACCCCAGCAAGTACGACGTGTCGGTGACGCTGCGGAGCGTGCAGCTGGAGGACGAGGGCATCTACAACTGCTACATCATGAACCCGCCCGACCGCCACCGCGGCCACGGCCGGATCCACCTGCAGGTCCTCATGGAAG agcccccCGAGCGGGACTCCACGGTGGCGGTGATCGTGGGCGCCTCCGTGGGCGGCTTCCTGGCGGTGGTCATCTTGGTGCTGATGGTGGTGAAGTGcgtgaggaggaggaaagagcagAAGCTGAGCACGGACGACCTGAAGACGGAGGAGGACGGCAAGGCGGACGGAGAGGGCAACGCTGACGACGGCACCAAGTAA